The Sesamum indicum cultivar Zhongzhi No. 13 linkage group LG2, S_indicum_v1.0, whole genome shotgun sequence genome contains a region encoding:
- the LOC105156011 gene encoding vinorine synthase-like, translating to MEIEIEVVSKETIKPSSPTPESLGKYQLSFIDQIAPPIFMPLVYFYQADARFSNPGKSDHLKQSLSKVLSRFYPLAGRVVDDLYIDCNDKGAPYVEAVANCSLSQVITNPVPMNMNKFLPYKLDDVQNLGMAVQVTHFQCGGTAVGLVISHKIADALSFFLLANTWAAVARNGNYDDVPGPKFEGAKIFPPRNAAGFKPSTGIVKEQLVTKIFTFPASKISTLRERYSGGATEFLHRRPTRVEALSAFIWTRFISATGMKADPNKIYTVLHAVNLRTRLDPPLSEYHFGNISRLAIAMPSVGADDGCALLQKVREAIRSVNGEYVAQLRQGDKHLNFLKERMAQANKSELHTFNFTSLCRFPLYGADFGWGKPVWVASAGLTYKNLVTFMDTATGEGIEAWINLTQEDMEKFEADLELQEFLSKVKTFGIHNSDIVA from the coding sequence ATGGAGATTGAAATTGAAGTGGTCTCCAAAGAAACCATCAAGCCGTCTTCTCCAACCCCAGAATCACTAGGAAAATACCAGCTTTCGTTTATCGATCAGATTGCCCCTCCTATTTTCATGCCACTCGTTTACTTCTATCAAGCAGATGCCAGATTCTCCAACCCTGGAAAATCAGACCATCTAAAGCAGTCTTTATCTAAAGTCCTGTCAAGATTCTACCCCTTGGCAGGCCGAGTGGTCGACGATCTATACATCGACTGCAACGACAAGGGGGCACCCTACGTCGAGGCCGTAGCTAATTGCAGTCTTTCACAAGTCATCACGAATCCCGTCCCCATGAACATGAACAAATTTCTACCCTACAAATTGGACGACGTGCAAAATCTTGGCATGGCTGTTCAAGTTACGCATTTCCAATGTGGTGGGACTGCAGTGGGCCTAGTCATTTCGCACAAGATTGCTGATGCATTATCGTTCTTCCTGCTGGCCAACACGTGGGCTGCTGTCGCACGAAATGGGAACTATGACGACGTGCCTGGCCCCAAGTTCGAGGGGGCAAAGATTTTCCCGCCGCGGAATGCTGCTGGGTTCAAGCCCAGTACAGGAATTGTGAAAGAACAACTCGTCACGAAAATCTTTACATTCCCGGCCTCGAAAATCTCCACCCTCCGGGAAAGATACTCGGGCGGGGCCACCGAGTTCCTGCATCGACGGCCAACCCGGGTGGAGGCGTTGTCAGCTTTTATATGGACCCGATTCATATCCGCCACTGGAATGAAAGCGGACCCGAACAAGATCTACACCGTGCTCCATGCAGTAAACCTAAGAACCCGCCTCGATCCGCCGCTGTCTGAGTACCATTTCGGCAACATAAGCCGGCTGGCAATCGCCATGCCATCCGTGGGAGCTGACGACGGCTGTGCGCTTTTGCAGAAAGTAAGAGAAGCCATAAGATCCGTGAACGGAGAATATGTGGCTCAGTTGAGGCAGGGGGATAAGCATTTGAACTTCCTTAAAGAGAGAATGGCTCAGGCCAACAAAAGCGAGCTGCACACGTTCAACTTCACAAGCTTGTGTAGGTTTCCGTTGTATGGAGCGGATTTCGGGTGGGGCAAGCCGGTTTGGGTCGCGTCGGCGGGATTAACTTACAAGAATCTAGTGACTTTTATGGATACAGCGACGGGGGAGGGAATAGAGGCGTGGATTAACTTGACGCAAGAGGATATGGAGAAATTTGAAGCTGATTTGGAGCTGCAAGAGTTTCTTTCAAAAGTCAAAACCTTTGGTATTCACAATTCGGATATTGTAGCTTGA
- the LOC105156009 gene encoding probable calcium-binding protein CML11 (The sequence of the model RefSeq protein was modified relative to this genomic sequence to represent the inferred CDS: added 35 bases not found in genome assembly) has translation MSSKEPAVKLDDEQLAELREIFRSFDRNNDGSLTELELGSLLRSLGLKPSPDQLDALIQRADTNSNGLVEFSEFVALVAPELLPAKSPYTEEQLRHLFKMFDRDGNGFITAAELAHSMAKLGHALTAEELTGMIREADTDGDGRISFQEFSQAITSAAFDNSWA, from the exons ATGAGCAGTAAAGAGCCTGCTGTGAAGTTAGACGACGAGCAGTTGGCCGAGCTGCGGGAGATCT ACGGAACTGGAATTGGGCTCTCTTCTGCGTTCTCTGGGTTTGAAGCCAAGTCCTGATCAGTTGGACGCGCTGATCCAGCGGGCGGATACCAACAGTAATGGGTTGGTGGAGTTCTCTGAGTTCGTGGCGCTGGTAGCGCCTGAGCTCCTGCCGGCGAAGTCGCCGTACACGGAGGAGCAGTTGAGGCACCTGTTCAAGATGTTTGATAGAGATGGGAATGGGTTTATCACGGCTGCGGAGCTGGCTCACTCCATGGCTAAGCTGGGGCACGCACTGACGGCGGAGGAGCTGACGGGGATGATTAGGGAAGCCGACACGGACGGTGATGGGCGGATCAGTTTTCAAGAGTTCTCGCAGGCGATTACCTCCGCTGCCTTTGATAATTCCTGGGCTTGA
- the LOC105156292 gene encoding LOW QUALITY PROTEIN: mitogen-activated protein kinase kinase kinase NPK1-like (The sequence of the model RefSeq protein was modified relative to this genomic sequence to represent the inferred CDS: inserted 1 base in 1 codon): protein MWIAIWCLSCSYEKGEKLYNVLLEYAPSGALAYKLRNFGGGGMPKSEVRGYTKALLKXIHYIHKFGYVHCDIKLQNILLVANGRVKIAHFGLPKRDGGRKGAAMGCELRGTPLYMLLEMVARGEQGPPADIWALGCVVAEMLSGNPTWRCSDIAGLIMRIGVGEEVPEIPRSLSEEGRDFLGKCFVKDPSKRWTAEML from the exons ATGTGGATTGCAATTTGGTGCTTGAGTTGTTCGTATGAGAAAGGCGAGAAATTGTATAATGTGTTGTTGGAGTATGCTCCCAGCGGCGCTTTGGCTTATAAGCTTAGGAATTTCGGTGGTGGGGGGATGCCGAAATCTGAAGTCCGGGGATACACAAAGGCTTTGCTTA AGATTCACTATATTCACAAGTTCGGGTACGTTCACTGTGATATCAAGCTTCAAAACATTCTTTTAGTCGCGAATGGCCGCGTGAAGATCGCCCATTTTGGGCTGCCGAAGCGGGATGGAGGGAGAAAAGGCGCCGCAATGGGGTGCGAATTGAGGGGCACCCCTTTGTACATGTTACTGGAGATGGTCGCCAGGGGCGAGCAGGGGCCTCCGGCGGATATTTGGGCGCTTGGGTGCGTCGTGGCGGAGATGTTGTCTGGAAATCCGACGTGGCGGTGCTCAGATATCGCCGGATTGATTATGAGAATCGGAGTAGGTGAAGAAGTGCCAGAGATCCCCAGAAGTTTATCGGAGGAAGGGAGAGATTTTCTTGGTAAATGTTTCGTGAAGGATCCAAGCAAGAGATGGACGGCGGAGATGCTCTGA
- the LOC105156010 gene encoding uncharacterized protein LOC105156010 translates to MAELVAEIFLKMLEEQLVQAIVDGQDPLASKASVGILPSNSCGCRTGFRGPQLDYWTINAQPDAYTTTATANGQAQISMNRLQSSRRCSYPSFRYPANPSL, encoded by the exons ATGGCAGAATTGGTGGCG GAGATCTTCCTAAAAATGTTGGAGGAGCAACTGGTTCAGGCAATAGTCGATGGGCAAGATCCTCTGGCTTCTAAAGCCTCAGTGGGCATATTACCGAGCAATAGTTGTGGATGTCGGACTGGGTTCAGAGGCCCACAACTTGATTATTGGACCATCAATGCCCAACCGGATGCATACACCACTACCGCTACCGCCAATGGCCAAGCCCAAATCTCAATGAACAGGTTACAAAGCTCGAGGAGATGTTCATACCCATCCTTTCGTTATCCGGCCAATCCTAGCCTCTAG